A region of the Vigna unguiculata cultivar IT97K-499-35 chromosome 9, ASM411807v1, whole genome shotgun sequence genome:
GCATTGGGGTTGAGGCTGAAGTTTAGTGTGAAAGGTTGAAGAATAACGAAAGGGTGGGTTTGGTAGTGGGAATGGACAGAAGATGGTAGAAGAACACGAACACCAACAGTTACCAAACAGAACAAGTGGCAACACCATCTCTGCAACGCCCAAGTATACGAAATTGTGTTTCTGAAGTGGCAGTGGTGAAAACGGAAAACATGCCCCCGGAATGAGCAAAgcacaaaaaatgaaaatttgtaacttttaaattaaatagattttatttgtttcttcccttcggtcattttctccttttcaattattttgaattattaggaatttagtatataaaataatttaaaatctttaaatattgtttacacgtccatatatttattatattttacaaccaatattaaaatatctttaaataattatttcatgtCATGTAAATATCATAACTTGTTAAATAAAGATGTATAGTTTAAGAGAATTTTATGAGTAGAAGACATGtttgttatataaataaaagggttaaatatgtttttgtcctttaatttttagtgaaaattaaaattagttcttTTCTGAAATTTTGGCTCAATTTAATTTCTCAACTTAAAAAATGTGTGGGTTTAgtcctttaaaaaaattttgttaagtttatttgatgtttcaaatacGTTTCATGTTTCATGTTTCATTGATAacatgataacatttgagttgtttacatcgtttgactcattttcactttaatattaactaaaacgtatttgaaacgtcaaataaacttaaaaaaaaattggttaaaaggactaaattcatgtatttctaTGATTAGAAgattaaatttggtcaaattttcgaataatgattaattctaattttcatgaaaattaagggatcaaaaacatatttaaccctaaacaAAACTAGTTTCTACACCCACATCAATTTCTCTTCTAGTTGTGGTTGTGTTCCTTTTAAGAGATAAATTTGAGAGGGAATGAGTGGATTTGGAGGTGAAGTTGTGGGTGTTTCTTTTAAGCAATTTGAAGAtaaaagtgagtgaatttggGATAAAGTTGGTGAGAAATTTAACTAATGTGAcagataaaagaaaagtaataatatatataaaatgaatattacaaaattgctcttggtttaaaaataatataaacattaattttggAGGAGTTAGtaactcatttttaaaaatgtggtctaaataattttggtaaaaaaatttatatcacaACTGGATTAGGAATCTCATTGTGCATGTTCAGGAATATCATATAATGAGCCTCAAAAGTTACACTCACAAGAAAATATGTTTgagaaaatatgataaattaagAATGTGGTGAGGAAAACATTgtaaaacaacataaaattcACACAAATCTCTTTGAAAAGCGGGATGAGATTATCCACCATCTTGCAAATCCATCCGTGTATTTATGTAGAAATCGCTTCAAAAGAACACCAAATTCTCTTCATATTTGTCTTACCAAATATGCTCTATAGTTACGTCTTATCAAACGAACACTTTAGAGTTCGCAAATATCTTCTCAAGCAATCAAAACGTGAGATCAATCGTAATAGGGTGCTTAATACAAGTATGTATTCTCTCAAACCAAAAAACTCTAACGCTGAGGATGTGTTCCTTTGGTATGATGGATTTGGGAGAGTGtgtgaaaatgaatttgtatgGATCGGAGGGGAtgaatttttgtgtgttttttgaGTATGTATAGAATGTGTTCTTTTGAGATGATGAATTTTAGGAAAAATGAGTGGATGAATTTAAGTggattttgaagtaaaatttgtgttgtttcttttaaagTATTTGGAGGTGAGAGTGAGTGGATTTGTGAGTAAAATTTATAAgagtttgtgaatgatttgattgatatgataaataaataaataaaaaagttttaatagattaaaatttaagattactattttacccttaagataaaagttaatatattattactataatatatatatatatatataatattataacaaattatatatattattataaaccCAACACATAACACCACCCATTATGCAAATGCAAACTCACACTCATGGGCCTCCTTCACACACAACGCAAGCAAAAACAAAGATGAGTTGTGCGCACAAAAAACAGATTACACCATAGGgatataatgataaattagtGGTTGATTCCTGCAAATCACTTCTAAAGTGGTGAGATGGAATAAGGATAATCTATCGTAAATCAGTTGTGTTCCTTTTTCCCAAATTCATTCAAAGAAACACATAAAATTCTAAATTCATCTCTTATAATCACTTCAAACAGAAAATTAATAGAAACGAACACACCATTAGAGAGTAAAGTAAGTGGATTTAGagataaattttgtgaaagttagTGAGAGATTTGATtaatatgatagattaaaaaaaattgtgaaaatagaTAGAATTTGAAGTTTATCAAAATACCCTTGatggtaaaaataaaatgattttttaatttgatgtgataaaagaattaaaattaaataatatgaatttaataaaatttatataaaattaaataaaattaaaaaaaattacaattacaattttgtattaatgggaacaaattttaaatttaaaattaaagacaacaacaccggttacgtaaccggtaTCACACACTCACATCACCAGTACTGGTTATGTAACTGGTGCACACACACTCACATCGCACCGGTTATGTAATCAGTGCATACACATTCTCACACACAACGCCAGTTATGTAATCGGTGCATACATATTCACCACCTTATCTCACACACTGATGCACACACTATGAACACCGGTTCACACACAATAACACCATGTCACTCATAACCTTCAACCACACAACACAACTACATTACTATTGTCCAACACTCAAACCTTCAGAAGTTATCCACGAACAGACACACAAACACGCAAAATATGTCATGTGTGAGGGTTAAAGTGGTAAAATAGAATAATCATCCACAAATCTTTGCATCCCAAAAAGGATGAAACAATTGTTAAATCTGCAAATCCGGACGCCCTTTTCTTCGCAAATCACTTGAAGAGAACACATGCATTCTTTACAATCCACACATTTCTTacagaaaaacaaattttaagaaaataaattctatcaaaatctaaaataaaagaaaacttgatttgtagttttattttacttttaaattaagtagatccaaaaaaaaaaagcacaaaTTAAAGGTGTGCTTGAGTGTCCTTGCAAATAAATAAACTGAGGTTTTTCAAACTTTCAAAGTTGTCGCTTCCACAATGTAGTTTATGCAGTTTAAAAAATCCCAAATAGACCCAGTTGttaaaagacaattaaaattttaatggtGAGGATTATTTGAAATTCCAAGTAGCTAATTACAAACTTTTAAAGTGTAAAATATTGATTGAAAAGAATccaaaacaaactaaaatcCCAGTAGACATGAAAGGAACTTGCAATGGCACATTTACAAAAGTATTGTTATAGGATACACATTATGATATTTTCCTGCAACTAACGAGAATTAGTATGTATAGAAAAAGTGTTAATATAacgttattaaaataattaacaaattatcTATAAGTCTAAACATTGGAATATTAGACGAGATCTGACTCTACTATCTAAACCCCTGCCCAATTTGATGGTTTTGACTGaacatttacttttaaaaagaCTAGTCCGTTTAAATTAAGTTGCATgtagtataattttaattcagataattaaaatactttttttactatttatttagtAACTTAATACAACAATAACGAGATTAGGTCGAATTAAGTCATTagttaaataattgaaattgtatAATCACttcttaatcttttaaaaaacttCATAATCTAACATTCACGTCATTTATTAATTCTTGTCAGATAGCAGTAGTACttataacaaacacaaacaatcTTTCTTAACttgtttaaaagttaaaaagataATCATATATCTACTTTAAAACTCTACAATCCTAAAAAAAATGTGGATTATACATTATTTACTATTAAATACTATACaaggaataaaatatttatgcgACCATCTATGAAATTGGTTTTCACACAAAAAAGTACTTGATGGATAATATTCTtgtcatatatttattatgtaattgAATTGTATCAGATGTATCCGTCTGAAACTTAACTAATCGAATCTAATGTTAATGGATACACTAAATGAAACTTAATTCGATCCAAAGAATTCAATccacaaaaatataattggaCTAGCCACTTCCACCCACCCCTGAACATGAAGCAAAATATCGAAACAATAACCAACTCAGAAAAGCAACTCATGGCTGCAAATATATtggtgaaaaaaatatttcaattggGGAAAAATGGACTGCAATTTACAAAAGGAAAATGTTTTGACACTACAACTAATGTTTAGAACAACAGAGACAAGCCCTCTTCAAGAGGACATggtttttaattgataaatgcCAATGGAAGACCAGTAGTGCCACCATCAAATCGAAGAAAGGGCAAAGCCTGCATCATAACTTGCTGCAGCTAACTTCAAATTTGAAGTTAAATTACCTGTAAAAACTTGAATTATTTTCTTACTCTTGGTTTGTTGAACTTTGTTCTCTTTCCTTTGCTCTTTTACAAGGCAATGACTGTTATTAAATGACTGGTATGTTTTCCTTTCTTGAATTTTTGGAAGACCTGAAAAAGGGAGAGAACCAGCAAGATGTTAAAGCATATTTCTAAGTCAACATAGAAACTTAAAGTACTAGAAGAGAAATGAATGGGTGAAGATCAATCTCCTTTCATTCCTTGTTCTTCACATACTTCCCACGAAAATGGCACTGATTAgagcattaaaaaaaaaaccagtaAACATAAGCAGCTTGCAATAAGTACACTTGCCTCCTTTGGGGATAACGCTTTAGATCACCCTGTGTGTCTTTACAGGCTTGTCTCCTCTCATGTTGATTACGATGTCCCTGAAAAATGACAGcacaagaaatataaaaattcttaggACTGAAAATTATAAGTATTTGAAGCAAGCAGACCACATCCAAAAAATGTGAATATTATCTCCATGACACTAAAAAGAGAACAGTTCTTTAAACTGATTGGCTTATTACTACTTGGATATCTGTGATTATGTTATATCTTTTCAAGCAGTTggattatgttatatatatatatacacacacacacatttatCCGTTTATGAACCGATAGAACAACGAAAAGGAACGCAAGTGCTTTTACCAGCTTTActatgtagaagaaaaaaaataaggagaAACTTGTACTCATTCTGTGATGTCTATCATCAAGGTAATTCTCAAACAGCACAAAGCTCATCGCAACAGCTGTTGACAGAAAACTGCCTCGCTCTCAATTTGCTAGAACAAGGCAGCATAGATGTATCTAGggaaattttctcaaaaagcTTACGGGAAACTTAAAGGGAGGTGTAGAACAGTAATGCATCAAAACCAATTGACCACCAAAAacagaatttaaataaatctaaTCATTCAAGGGCATGCAGATTGAAGTACAACAAACTATTTATTGAAACAATGtggaaacttaaaaaaatacaaagataaTACTATGATTGGAATTTAATACAACTGATTGTTTTTAATAACAAGGAACAGcataaattatatatgaaaattgatTGTCTTAGAATGGGAGTGAATAACTTAAGTGGCTTAAGGGCTAGTTAAAATACATCGACTCATAGGAAAATAGTAAGACACGTTTTCTTAGTACTATTACTCTAAAAGTAATTATGAACagcttaaaataaaagtaaaatagaaaactGAATACTTTTCAGAGGGCTTTATCATTTATCTTTGAAATACAGTGAGAGGCTTGTACATAACAGAGTCTCCTACCAGTAAACTTGATCACCAGGATGTTATCTTTCATTTTCCTTCTGGATGTCAGGTGTTGTTGTCAACCAATTACAGTATTGTATGTAGTTGAAGAAATCCTCATCATACTTTTTATATTTGGGAGAGGAGGAGACAATACAAGTATTATTAACAGATCTACAAGCCCATCTCAATAAACATAATTAGGAGGCCATAAGCACCATACTAACTTCCAGTACTGTAATACTGTGGTTTGCCCGCTTATAGttagatatatttttctttatattttcttgcTCTTCTATTAAGCTTCAGGGAGAATGACAAATGGTATTAAATGCTGATAAAATTTGTCTAAAAGAAGCACTCTGACCCAATAGGTAATAAACCTTTTATTCAATACACTGAAACCTCTTAAAACACAAATCATAATGTTTATGAGCACCCAATTAAGTATATTTCTTACCAAAGAAAACATAAGTTACCTACGTCCGCACCACAATCATCTAAACATTCAATAACTAAACAGTAGTAAAATTATACTTGAACACACAAAGCACTCCTAATCAAAGATTATACAATGGTTATAAATATGGGGAAGGAATAAGATAAGAATCTGTAATGAAAAAAGTTAGTTATTTTTGGGTTCTAAATAACACCAACATTTCTATGATATACATACATGCATAAACACACGTATATATACAGAAGCTGTAGAGTGAACATTTTGATGGGTTTATCCTACTGAAAGCAAACCTTATCATCAAGTTTAAGAACATGAGTCAGAACAGGAAATATAATGATTAAAGAAGCCAAAAATAGTAGTACAAAACCTCCAGCAGAAAGTGATAAGAAATATTGAGATAGATCCCATGCAATCATAAAAATCGGGAAGAAAACTAAACACTTTTTTAAGTTGCACTAGAAGTTgcaattttattcttcatcaaatcGCTGTCAAATCTAAACAAAACCTTCCGTACGTACAGTCAAAAGAACACTGACATTACCACTCCAAACTTCCACCAACACAAATCTTGAACAGGATATAGATCAATCTGCCGAAaccaacataaaatataaaggCACCACCATTTTTCAAGCATGCGATAACGATGCAAACAACAAAGCACATCCAATAACAGTAACAAAGAATAgagaaatacaaaaaacaaagcAAGTGGCAAACTCCTCGTATGTTATAAAGAGTAACTTAGTTCAAAAATTAAACGCAAGAGCCTCAGCAAAGGCACAAGGTATGAGAACTTCAATTTCAAAGTTCAAACCGGAGCAAAAGCATTCCAATGGTTGAACATATATATTCAGAAACAAAAGCTACGTACGCTCTTACTTGGAGTTGTCAATTGCATTGACATCAACGTCACGATGCACGAGAGTGGAGTTACTCTTCCTCTTGGCGAGAAACTTGTTCTTAGGTTTCCTCTCTCTGACTTTCCAAACGTTGTTCTTCCTGAACACGAACTTGTCCACCTTCCACCCAGGGCAACTCGTGTCGATCACGGTCACCTCGCTCTTCGTGAAACCCTTCAACTCGTtaccctcctcctcctcttcgcCGCGATCCGCGACGGCCTCCTCTTCCACTTCCGCCACGAACGCGTCGCCTCTTGGGGCGGCGGCTGCGACGGCGACGGCGGTATTGGCGGCGGAGGAGGCGAGGAAGATTTTAGGGTTGGTCTGTTTCCTGGGgcattttttgttggttttagtGATGGTGGCGCCCATGCAGAAGAGCTCAGCGAGGAGGGCCGTCATGGGCTTGGGCTCGTCTCGGCCTGCGGAGGGAGGTTTCCGGGGCGGGTCATTGGGGCGGGCCTGGGGTGACTGGGGAGGGGCAGTGAGGAGGAAGGAATCGAGGTCGGGCTCGTCGCCGGTGGGGATGCCCTTGCTGGACCGGAGACGGTCGAGCCAATTCAGACCGGATTTTCCGGTCTGGACCGAGCAGAGCATGGTGGTTgaggagagaaagaaagtgAATGTGGACGACAGTGGTGGGAGTGATAAACGAAaccaaacaaaagaaagaaaggggAAAGAGGAAGAGGAGTGCGCAATGCGCGTCGTGAGTCGTCGGTGACTGCCACGTGGACGACAAAGTGATATACTGTGTTTTAAAATCGgagaaaacttatttattatttattatctgtTGTATTTAGAATTTTATCCTATTTATTACCGATGTACTTATACTTTAAtgaacataatttattattttaataaacatattaaaaaagaaaaaacacctGCAATATCTGTAAAATCGAAAGTCATGTGAGTAGGCAGTGTTTGGTGATTACACTTACCTATGTGTGAATGTATTTGGGAAGTGGCGAGAGTAAAATCAACGTGGATGTCTTGTGAACCACGCCCCTCAAAGACCGCTGAAAATAGATTAttactttccttttttttttctacttcatcctcaataaataaacaaatacttTCTATTGCAACTGTTAATGTGATGTGAATGAGGTATTTATTGCAACTGTTAATGTGAGTAGGGTATTTATTGCAACTGTTATAATTATACGTTGgtttattaagaaattatagtaaatttgtaattgaaattaTGGAAGAATTGTGTTGGCAAATATTTACTATATTTTGTTTATGCTCAGCTTGCATACAGAATTCACATCTTAATACTTCCCCCAGTTCAAAACAAGACTCTTATAACtccaaaacatatataaaaattattcaatttatatatttcagtCAAAAGATATCtgtaattcttttatatattttttttaatgtaagtAATTATGCATAAACCACTTAGTTATATGTAGGGatactattaaatttttaaaatactattatttttaaatagagattgatatattttaacaaaaaagtatGCATAATTCTccataacaaaatttttaaatggaGGAGATTGTTAAATTAGTGgatacatttatttaatatttgtttaacaaataaatatttctgaaatttaaaGATTCAACTTGATCTTAatcatttaataatttgtttaactTTCAAActgtacataaaatttaaacaaatatactatatcaataatttcacttaattttcgacaatatataattctatatattagtaatacataattaataatatcaagCTCCATTTAATAAtgatgatttaaatatatatatatatatatatatatataaagaatttatgtatttagttttagttataaattatattcaaatagtatttatatttttttcttcaagaagttagggtttagaaaatacaaagttcaaattatatttatatgttatattttactagaattagaaatttaaaccaattgtattaaaataggctctcttttttttctgaTCGGCGTATTAAAATAGGTTTGTTTGCTATAATTAGTTcaagcaatattttttgtgtggctcattgcatattttaaagtgttttaactttttttttattgaattgacATGATTGTAGATAAATATACATAACTAGTGTTTATATGCTTAcgcactttttttttaatggaataatataattattataatatttaaatagataggctttaaatatctataaatatatatatatatatatatatatatatatataataaatgtgattttgaaaagtttaataattttaaaaattaaaatattatatggtaatatattaaaatattttttatgtaaatttttaatattaaaatgtataataataattaattgatacGTGGTTatgaatttaagaaattattttaggtaatatttagataaattaataaataaattgatataaattaattaattaatttgaatgaaatattttttaatatttaaaatatgtacgATAGAAGTATGAATgcaattataacttatataactTATATTCTTTTCTACGTATtaatgtgacatcccattttaaatagattaatctaTCAAATAAAGCATCACATCTTTATAACAGTAGAGAGCAAAAACTGACAGAAAAACTATAGTCAAGGAAGGCACTTTTACAGTCACCCATGAGAGTACTTGCAAGGAAAATTAGGCATACAACCATGCCATAACCAAAACATAATCCAAAGTTCAACAATTACACCAAAACAAGACTCCTAGAACTAGGAATAACACAAGACTATTGTCATTTAAACACTGCTCCCAAGAGCCAAAGGGGACAGGGCCCTCTACTCCGCACCACCGTTACCGTCAGGTCCACCTTCCACATGcttcccatctgctcccaccgatagggtgatcattgcaaaaaagaAACAGACAAGTACAACACGAAgataaaagggtaagctagagtgaaGATATGGGTTAACAAATTATAGAGTACGTACAAGGCAAGGCAAGGCATTACATTTAACAAAAGACACTCAGATCATGCAAGAACAATCAAATGCAGTTACTatgactcgatatccggatcaTACACTTGATATAggattctaaaggaagtatgcgcTTGTGCTGGTTTCTAGACTCTGCAGATTTTAGACGCagggggttatcacccaaccacacacaaggttaatcctttATTGTCTCGGGCCTAAACTGTCCCAAGACAAGGACCTCCTGCCACTTTCACCACATAACCCATTCTGCTCTACGTGAGCGTGAATGcttattagagttcaggataccttcctttatctagacatctcctatatcaaggtatacactaggcatgcatatatatatatatatatatatatatatatatatatatatatatatatatatatatatatatatatatatatatatatatacttatcaCTAGGGGTTTCCCATGAAACTCCCTCACCAACACTATTCACATGCCTATCCATCACCcaattctcatgaaatttcacCAACAAATATATCATGTTTCTCATTTCATACTTATCACATGCATACCACATTCAATCCAACAAAATCATAGCTTATTACCTAACAACACTTTTATTCAAAACCCGTTCAGGCATACACACCAAGCCTGGTCACATACTATGagcaaagaaattaattcacaCACATATAGAGTCACATCAGCCAACAAGCAGTTCCTGTCACAACATCTCGGCCAAGCTAAAGGTCCCCGTCCAGGCGAAAGGGTTcctttcgctcaggcgacccctcctcgcctaggcgagagcgcgACAGTGGCCACTGCAAGGTTCTAGCgggttctcgctcaggcgacaacgtctcgcctaagcgagactgcgCCTTgctcaaaaataaaaaccagtTGCCAATGCGACAACACGAGCTGGAACCCAGGGTGAGTCCCTGCTAttctcgcttgggtgagattaGTAGGTTCTGCACCTATTGATACATGCACTACCATCTCAACCAAGCATACACACGGGTTTAAAATAGATTCACGAACCAGACTATAAATGAGCAGAATAACCTAAGAGCACAAAGTTTCTAGTTTCTCTTACCTTTTTGGGGTACTAACACAGAGAATGGTAAACCAAGCAAGACCAAACGAGATTCTGGAGCAACCTACAGAACTGAGAACGAACACTCATGGAGATGAGAATGG
Encoded here:
- the LOC114164720 gene encoding uncharacterized protein LOC114164720, which encodes MLCSVQTGKSGLNWLDRLRSSKGIPTGDEPDLDSFLLTAPPQSPQARPNDPPRKPPSAGRDEPKPMTALLAELFCMGATITKTNKKCPRKQTNPKIFLASSAANTAVAVAAAAPRGDAFVAEVEEEAVADRGEEEEEGNELKGFTKSEVTVIDTSCPGWKVDKFVFRKNNVWKVRERKPKNKFLAKRKSNSTLVHRDVDVNAIDNSKDIVINMRGDKPVKTHRVI